A genomic region of Fusarium falciforme chromosome 4, complete sequence contains the following coding sequences:
- a CDS encoding SWR1-complex protein 5 — MPPDPILDEDEQYASSEDSDFAPDAAPDQASDHSGSEDGDDRPKRPANSQEADDAGYDNSGDEAIIKRGEKRRKRTKGKGAHGDEDEGGEGGLIKTRRQRAAEKEERKYATNNEPVTVDVDALWAQMISGTSTAKSKADSSNADTKDAEKQGEDGQPTADSSTADDPSTMIRIKRTYNFAGRVHTEEKLVPRDSAEAKLYLASQDPEAPTDSSAKQAPRKAFRSAFEPRIDILPQRADLNLGMAARIKAGKEAQAKKLNVVEKSRMDWAGYVDKEGIKDELELAGKSKDSYMAREDFLAKSEARRDEESRRARLAGKA; from the exons ATGCCACCAGATCCAATTCTAGACGAGGACGAGCAATATGCTTCCTCCGAAGACTCCGACTTCGCCCCAGATGCCGCGCCCGACCAGGCTTCCGACCATTCTGGCTCCGAAGACGGTGACGACAGACCAAAGCGACCTGCAAATAGCCAAGAGGCCGACGATGCGGGCTATGATAACTCGGGCGACGAGGCAATCataaagagaggagagaagcgACGCAAAAGGACAAAAGGGAAGGGGGCCCACGGcgacgaagatgaagggGGAGAAGGTGGCTTGATCAAGACTCGAAGGCAGCGGGCGGCAGA GAAAGAAGAGCGCAAATATGCTACGAACAACGAACCCGTCACCGTCGATGTCGATGCCCTCTGGGCGCAGATGATTTCTGGAACCTCTACTGCTAAGAGCAAGGCCGATAGCTCGAATGCGGACACGAAAGACGCAGAGAAACAGGGCGAAGATGGTCAACCAACAGCCGATTCTTCCACCGCCGATGATCCTTCAACCATGATACGGATCAAGCGCACATATAACTTTGCCGGTCGGGTACACactgaggagaagctcgtcCCGCGCGACTCGGCCGAAGCCAAGCTGTATCTCGCATCGCAAGACCCCGAGGCGCCCACGGATAGCTCAGCAAAGCAAGCCCCGAGAAAGGCCTTTCGATCAGCTTTCGAGCCCCGAATTGATATTCTACCTCAGCGAGCAGATCTCAACCTCGGCATGGCCGCACGAATCAAGGCAGGCAAGGAagcccaggccaagaagctcaacgtGGTGGAAAAGAGTCGCATGGACTGGGCCGGCTACGTGGACAAGGAGGGCATCAAGGACGAGCTCGAGTTGGCGGGCAAGTCGAAGGACTCGTACATGGCCAGAGAAGACTTTTTGGCCAAGAGCGAGGCTCGGAGAGACGAGGagtcaagaagagcaagattGGCTGGGAAAGCCTAA